From a region of the Oryza sativa Japonica Group chromosome 6, ASM3414082v1 genome:
- the LOC9271597 gene encoding glutamate receptor 2.8 has protein sequence MPYTESGVSMLVLAKNESESKIEWVFLKPLTKELWFATVIFFLFTALVIWIIEHPRNMEYQGSNTRQLSTALYFAFSTLTFSHGQIIKSPLSKIVVVIWCFVVLVLVQSYTASFSSILTVKRFKPSVTYLDQLLNNGDYVGYQEGSFVNSFLTRRGFSERRLRSYTKKQEYAEALRKGSKNGGVSAIVDEIPYLTAIVSDPHYQKEFQMLKRIYKTPGFGFVFPPGFPLVHNLSTAMLDVTSGDEGSRMETKWFGAEAVSPSNAIPNTDSAPLTLRSFSGLFIITGCISTLMLMIRFSMSILANYTQIRDSDVQSPDVGGRNDAHEESNQAQNSMGCIVVDIHLHEVRIGSSQDIHGSVERAS, from the exons ATGCCGTACACCGAGTCTGGTGTTTCAATGCTTGTGCTTGCGAAGAATGAATCTGAATCAAAAATCGAATGGGTATTCTTGAAGCCACTGACAAAAGAACTTTGGTTTGCCACTGTGATCTTCTTTCTATTCACCGCATTAGTAATTTGGATAATTGAACATCCCAGAAACATGGAGTACCAAGGATCGAACACAAGGCAGTTGAGCACTGCTCTCTATTTTGCTTTCTCCACTTTGACATTTTCTCATG GTCAAATTATTAAAAGTCCTTTGTCAAAAATCGTTGTGGTAATCTGGTGCTTCGTGGTGCTGGTTCTTGTGCAGAGCTACACTGCTAGCTTTTCATCCATTCTAACTGTAAAGAGGTTCAAGCCCTCAGTGACATATCTTGACCAGCTCCTGAATAATGGTGATTATGTTGGATACCAAGAGGGATCCTTTGTGAACTCATTTTTGACAAGACGAGGTTTCAGTGAAAGAAGGCTAAGATCCTACACAAAGAAACAGGAATATGCTGAAGCTTTGAGGAAGGGGTCCAAGAATGGAGGTGTGTCTGCTATCGTTGATGAGATCCCATATTTAACCGCTATTGTCTCAGACCCTCATTACCAGAAAGAATTCCAGATGCTTAAGCGCATATATAAGACTCCCGGTTTTGGTTTT GTGTTTCCTCCTGGTTTTCCACTGGTGCATAATCTTTCAACTGCCATGTTGGATGTAACAAGTGGGGATGAGGGGTCACGTATGGAAACGAAATGGTTTGGTGCAGAGGCTGTCTCTCCAAGTAATGCAATTCCCAACACAGATTCGGCACCTCTCACTTTGCGGAGTTTCTCTGGTCTTTTTATCATCACTGGGTGTATCTCAACTCTCATGCTGATGATTAGGTTCTCCATGTCAATTCTTGCCAATTACACCCAAATTAGAGATTCTGATGTGCAAAGTCCTGATGTGGGTGGTCGAAACGATGCACATGAAGAATCTAATCAAGCACAGAACAGCATGGGTTGCATTGTGGTTGATATACACCTCCATGAAGTTAGAATTGGCAGTTCCCAGGATATCCATGGGAGTGTCGAACGTGCTAGCTGA
- the LOC9267556 gene encoding LOW QUALITY PROTEIN: glutamate receptor 2.8 (The sequence of the model RefSeq protein was modified relative to this genomic sequence to represent the inferred CDS: deleted 1 base in 1 codon), whose product MAPSVQLGGETKRTNAGVRRDLGALPRGYGKELKIAVPWKPGFKAFLNVTDRSVGGYCIDVFEAAVKKLPHHLSYKFVVFNGSYDELVQRVSSGNYDAAVGDVTITAERTIHADFTMPYTESGVSMLVLMENDSKSTIEWVFLKPLTRELWVATVIFFLFTGIVIWMIERPRNLEYQGSSSRQFSTALYFSFSTLTFSHGHIIKSPLSKIVVVIWCFVVLVLVQSYTASLSSILTAKKLRPSETDLEQILFDGDYVGYQRGSFVESFLIKQGFSKRRLRPYTKKQEYAEALRKGSMNGGVSAIVDEIPYLTSFLSDRRYEKEFQMLSRIYKTPGFGFAFPPGFPLVHNLSTAILDVTGGDEGSRIEAKWFGTTAAPPSYAIPNTDSTPLTLQSFSGLFIITGVSQLSC is encoded by the exons AAACCAAGAGAACTAATGCTGGGGTGAGGAGAGACCTAGGAGCACTACCTAGAGGATATGGGAAGGAACTCAAGATTGCAGTGCCATGGAAACCAGGTTTTAAAGCTTTTCTGAATGTAACTGACAGAAGTGTCGGTGGCTATTGCATTGATGTATTTGAGGCTGCCGTGAAGAAGTTACCACACCATCTGAGTTATAAGTTTGTTGTCTTCAACGGTTCTTATGACGAGCTAGTACAGCGTGTGTCTTCAGGG AACTATGATGCAGCAGTGGGGGATGTAACAATAACTGCCGAGCGAACCATCCATGCAGACTTCACGATGCCATACACAGAGTCTGGTGTGTCAATGCTTGTACTCATGGAGAATGACTCTAAATCAACAATCGAATGGGTATTCTTGAAGCCACTAACAAGGGAGCTTTGGGTTGCCACTGTGATCTTCTTCTTATTCACCGGCATAGTTATTTGGATGATTGAACGTCCCAGAAATCTGGAGTACcaaggatcaagctcaagacaGTTCAGCACTGCTCTCTATTTCTCTTTCTCCACTTTGACATTTTCTCATG GTCACATTATTAAAAGTCCTTTGTCAAAAATTGTTGTGGTAATCTGGTGCTTCGTGGTGCTGGTTCTTGTGCAGAGCTACACAGCTAGCTTGTCATCCATACTAACTGCGAAGAAGCTCCGGCCCTCGGAGACAGATCTTGAACAGATCCTGTTTGATGGTGATTATGTTGGATACCAACGGGGATCCTTTGTGGAATCCTTTTTGATAAAACAAGGTTTCAGTAAAAGAAGGCTAAGACCCTACACAAAGAAACAAGAATATGCTGAAGCTTTGAGGAAGGGGTCCATGAATGGAGGTGTGTCTGCTATTGTCGATGAGATCCCATATTTAACCTCTTTTCTTTCGGACCGTCGTTACGAGAAAGAATTCCAGATGCTTAGCCGCATATATAAGACGCCTGGATTTGGTTTT GCGTTTCCTCCTGGTTTTCCATTGGTGCATAATCTTTCAACTGCCATATTGGATGTTACGGGTGGGGATGAAGGTTCACGGATCGAAGCAAAATGGTTTGGCACAACGGCTGCCCCTCCAAGCTATGCAATTCCTAACACAGATTCGACACCTCTTACATTGCAGAGTTTCTCTGGTCTTTTCATCATCACTGGA GTATCTCAGCTCTCATGCTGA